One segment of Triticum aestivum cultivar Chinese Spring chromosome 2A, IWGSC CS RefSeq v2.1, whole genome shotgun sequence DNA contains the following:
- the LOC123186341 gene encoding GDSL esterase/lipase At5g03600-like — protein sequence MITVGEQVDLFESMVKSGTISKNRVTHSVALLAISGNDYKTYYDAGILDLTPVIEGLGNQTVAIVDRLRALGVKRILVNNLHPIGCTPLWSRASKYKECDYIGNNAALQHNKILKQKLGRKKGVLIVDLNTAFGNIIDHGSKSYKQFKNTRKPCCEGYRANNYCGRQAKDYPPLYSLCPDRSQFFFWDDAHPTHAGWETVMKQLEHPIKKFLGIV from the exons ATGATAACCGTGGGCGAGCAGGTCGACCTGTTCGAGAGTATGGTCAAAAGCGGAACTATCTCAAAAAATAGAGTTACCCACTCTGTCGCACTCCTCGCCATCTCAGGCAACGACTACAAGACCTATTACGACGCCGGCATACTCGAC CTGACCCCTGTGATCGAGGGCTTGGGGAACCAGACCGTGGCCATTGTGGACCGGCTGCGAGCCCTTGGAGTGAAGAGGATTCTGGTGAACAACCTACACCCTATTGGTTGCACGCCATTGTGGTCCAGGGCGAGCAAGTACAAAGAGTGCGATTACATAGGCAACAATGCTGCATTGCAGCACAACAAAATCCTGAAACAAAAGCTAGGCAGGAagaaaggtgtcctcatagtcgaTCTGAACACCGCATTTGGTAACATCATTGACCATG GTTCAAAGTCGTACAAGCAGTTCAAGAATACGCGGAAGCCGTGCTGCGAGGGCTATAGAGCTAACAACTACTGTGGACGGCAGGCCAAGGACTATCCGCCCCTTTACTCCCTATGCCCGGACCGTAGCCAATTCTTCTTCTGGGACGATGCACACCCCACACATGCTGGCTGGGAGACCGTCATGAAGCAGCTGGAACATCCCATCAAAAAGTTCTTGGGGATCGTCTAG